The following is a genomic window from Aquificota bacterium.
TATCTCTACCTCTCCCGGCTTTCCATACTTTTGAGGGTATTCAAGGGTGCATTTTTGTATCAAAACGGCCACAGGATTATAATCACCCGAATAGACTTCACAGCCAAGGCGCAAGGCTTCAAGGGGTATGGAACCACCTCCTCCAAAGGGGTCCAGAACTCTCGGGGGCCTTCCTCCATTAGAGGCAAGAATATCCCTCCTCGCCTTCTCTATAATGGTCCTGTTTAAAGAATTCTCCCACTTACAAAGGTCTATAATAAAGGCAAGCCGGTTGTTGCGTTCCAGCTCATCCTTTGGTGCGGGTATAAGGCTTGCGTATATGGTGGCTCTGGAAGCTGCCAAGGGCCTCCTTGCCCACCAAATATGAAGGGTAGAAATATGTCCATGGCGTATGTTTTTCTCCCTTGCGGACTCTTGACCGACCTCCTTTACAGGAAAAGACTCCTCTATAAAGCGCCTATGGCTCATCCTTTCCTCCCACATACTTCAAAATTTCCCTCTCATCCACAATATATCTTACCACCTCCACCTTCTCTTGGGGTTTTAACCTCTCTGCGGGGTTTTGGATTATGATAAGCCGTGGAGAACTTACTGCATTAAAGACCACATAAAGGTAGTAATCATCCTTCAGCCTTTGGGCCTTAAACCACTCGTTTTGAGTTAAAGCCACCTCTCCCACACCAGCCCTTGCCTTCACTTCAATATACCTCACCCTTCCATCCCTATCCACAGACCTTATATCAAAGCCAAGGTTTTGAGAAGAAACATCCTCCGGTCTTCTACCTTCCCTTATCTCATACTCCATAGCCACCTTCATACCTACGGCTTCCACTTCCGGATCACCTTCCACACCAATCCTTTCCCTCATAGGCTTTATCCTTATGACTCCCAAAAAGTTTGGTGGAGAAAGAGACAGGGCCTTTTCCCTTTCCAATCTTTCTTTTAGCTCCTCCAAACCCCTTTCATACTCGTGCTTTTTCTCCCTTTTTCTGTTTATCATCTTATCCACATCCTCGCCCTTATCCTTTTTTCCATAAAGGTCCAAAATCTCCCCATCCAATTGATAGATCAAATATTCCAAGGATTTAACACCATACCTTTCTTTTATCTCCACCTGCCTTAGCCTTTCCTTTAAAAGCTCCTCCTTATATCTTTCAAGCCCTTTAATAACAACATCTTCCACCCTTTTCCTTAACTCCTCCATATTCACAGCTTCCTTTTCTGTAGTAAAACCTTCCGCCAGGTCCCACAAGATAGCAGGAGAAACTTCCACCACCTTCCTTCCATCATCATAAAAAGCAAAAAGCCTTTTGCCTACTATGGACCCCGTTCCGTCCCTCACCTCACCCTCATAAAAAAGCATATAACCGTCCAGCCTCCCATCTGGGTCAAAAAATACCGCACCCTTCAAAAGACTATCCCTTAAATGCTTTTCTACCCACCTCATAACAGCTTCAAAAAGTGGATGCCCAAAGGATACAAACTCCGCATCGGGCGTTCTAAAGGCCTTCTCCTTATCAAAGGTGATCTTAGGATATTTGCTCTGAAGCTGTCCAAAGCTCCTTTTAAATTCCTCCTCCTCGGCAACCCGTCTTATATCCAGTGGAATGCTTTCCACACTCAAAAAACCATCCTTGCGTTCCCTTATCTTTCCACCAGCCTTCTCAAAAGCCTTCTTAAAGTAGTTTTCCGTATATTCTGGAATTAGGCGCTCTTCCTTGGCCTTTTGTGCCAGCTCCCTTATCCTTGTCAAGTCAATATGTCTTGTGGCAAGAGCCTCCCCCAAGCTCTCCTTTATTCTGTTTATATACTCCTCATCAACCTTTATATCAATCTCCTTCAGAATCTCATCCATATCCCTTGCGTTCACAGCAGCCTCCACCAAAAGCTGTGAAAGGTTTTTATTAAGCAAAATCTCCCCTATCACATCAAAAACCTTATCACTACCAAGTGCTTCCCTTATCTTATTAAGCTTTTCAAGGAGATTGTAAAGAACTTTTCCTTCCCTGGTTCTTCTTGCCACAAGATTGTATATATGCACCTCCCTTTGCTGTCCGTAGCGATGTATCCTTCCCATCCTTTGCTCAAGCCTGTTTGGATTCCATGGTAGGTCATAGTTAATCATAAGATTGCAAAACTGAAGATTTATACCCTCTCCAGCCGCCTCTGTAGCTATCAAAACCTCTGCCTCATTCTTAAACCTTTTCTCCGCGTCTATCCTTTCGTATAGATTCATACCCCCATGGATGATAACCGTTGAAAAACCCCAGCTTTTTACCTTTTCATTCAAGTATTCAAGCGTATCCTTTGACTCTGTAAATATGATAATTTTGAAATCTTTAAACTCCTCTTTAAGTCCAAGAAGCGTCTCTTTAAGCTCCTTAAGCTTTGTCTCTTCTTCATTCCTTAATATATCCTCGGCCCTCCTTATAAGCTCGTCCACCGTCCTTATCTCTTCCTCCAACTCCTTCATATTTTCAGAAAGGGTTATGGTTTCCCATTTGATCTCTTCGGCCCACCTCTCACTCTCGGACATATCCTCCACTTCTTCAAAGTTAATGACCTCTTCAGGCTCTCTTTGTTGGTATGCACTGCTTTTAAGCTCTTCAAGTCTTTTTTTCCTTCTTTTCAAAGACTCAAGCAAAGCATAAACACTGGAAGAGAACCTTCTTTGCAAAATAACAAGGGCAAAGGCCACATTCCTCCTTCTGTCTCTTTTTATAGCCTTATCATACTGGCTTTTTACATACCTTGAAAGCTCATTATAAAGCTCCATCTCCCTATCGCTAAGTTCTAAAGGAACTGTATTAACACGCCTTGGTAGGAACAAGGGCCTACCCTCAAAATCCTTTAGGTCCTCCTTTAACCTTCTTATAAACAAAGGATTGTTTCCACTCTGTATTGCCTCCCTCATAATCTCCTCGTTTGCAAAAAAGCCCCGTTCAAGCAGGTCAAGAAGTAATCTGAAATTCTCCGGGTCTCCCTTGTGTGGCGTGGCTGTAAGGAAAAGCAGGTGGTTGCTTATTTTGGAAAGCACTTCTCCAAGCTTATATCTGTCAGTCTTTTCCGTTTTATTGCCATACCTATAAGCGCTCATCTTGTGAGCCTCATCCACTATAACAAGGTCAAAATCAGCATCTTCCAAAGATTCAAGCACTTCTTTCTTTTTGGCAAAGTCCATGGAAGTGATGATTTGAGAATACTTTTGCCAGGGGTTTATACCAAAGTTGGAATTAAACCTCCCTCTATCCACTATCTCAAAATGCTCGTCAAATTTTTCAGAAAGCTCCCTCTGCCACTGATCTCTGAGATGTCCGGGCACCACAATCAAAATTCTCTTTATAAGATGGCGAAGCTTTAGCTCCTTTATGATTAAGCCGGCCATAATGGTCTTCCCAGCACCAGGGTCATCCGCTATCATAAACCTTATCCTTGGAAGTTTAAGAACATAACCATACACAGCCTCTATTTGGTGTGGAAGTGGGTCAATCTTTGATACATTTACAGCCAACAGAGGGTCATACACAGAGGCATACCTATACCGTATGGTTTCAAGGGCAAGAAATACCTTCCACGTCTCTTCAGAAAAGCTTAATTCACCACCTATAACTTCCACCTTAGGCAATTCATCCTTAGGAATTAATCTGTTATCAATTCCGCCCGTATTCTTACCTTTTGTGATAATTAACACATAATTACCTTGGTCCTCCGTATAAATAACCTCTACAGGCTCAGACCAAAAAGGCCCCCTAAGGACACTTCCCTTTTTTATTTCCATCCCCATATTAGTATTTTATTTAGCATTCTACTTCTACGTGGGTTAATGTTATAATTAAACACCATGATAGACATAGCCTTTGCACAGCAGACAGGACATGGTTCAAGCCCAGTGGGAGCTTTGCTTTTCCAACTTGTTTTCTTCATATTGCTCTTTGTTATGTTCTACTTTTTACTCATAAGACCACAAGCAAAAGCAAGGAAAAAACATCAGGAGTTTTTGGCAAACCTTAAAAAGGGAGACAGGGTGGTCACCACCGGTGGCATATGGGGCACGGTGGTAGAGATAGGAGACGAAACTGTCACCCTTAAAGTGGATGCCAACACAAGGATAACCTTTACCAAAGAAGCCATAGCCCACTACCAGCCCAATTACAAGAAAGAAGAAAAGGAAAAAGAAGAATAAATTTTTTCCTATGAAGCTACTCTTAGAGGAGGGGGTGGTCCTTCCAGAGATAGAAGACTTTGGTAAGATTGCCCTCATAAAGGGAAACTATAAGGTAAGCTACAAAGAACTAATTGAAAACATATCAAGCTTTGCTCGGTTGGTGGATATACTGCCCGGAGAAAGAGTGGTAATATGCTCCGAAAACAGGCCAGAATGGGTTTATGCTTTTTATGGCACATGGCAAAGGGGGGGCATAGTGGTTCCCATAGACTACATGTCCTCTGTGGAGGAGGCTTATTACATAGTCAAGGAAGTTGAACCTACAATAGTCTTTTGTTCAAACCAAACCCAAAGGACCATAAAGGAAGCCCTTGAAAGGTCTGGTATAAAGGCTACCATTTACAACTTTGATGACCTTATAATTCCAAAGCCCTTTGGCAAAGTTCTAAGCAGGTCCCTTCATGAGACAGCCCTAATACTTTATACCTCTGGCACCACCGGAGAGCCAAAGGGCGTCATGCTAAGCTTTAAAAACCTACTTTCCAACATAAAGGCTATAGAAAAGGTGGGAGTAGCGGGAAAAGAAGACATAACCCTTGCCCTTTTGCCCTTTCACCACTCTTACCCCCTTATGGTCACCATGCTTGTGCCACTTTATCTTGGTGCCACCATAGTCTTTTTGGAAAGGCTAAGCTCTGAAGAACTCCTAAAGGCATTAAAAGAACACAAAATAACCATACTTGTGGGAGTACCAAGGCTATACCAGCTT
Proteins encoded in this region:
- the yajC gene encoding preprotein translocase subunit YajC, coding for MIDIAFAQQTGHGSSPVGALLFQLVFFILLFVMFYFLLIRPQAKARKKHQEFLANLKKGDRVVTTGGIWGTVVEIGDETVTLKVDANTRITFTKEAIAHYQPNYKKEEKEKEE
- a CDS encoding DUF3883 domain-containing protein, coding for MGMEIKKGSVLRGPFWSEPVEVIYTEDQGNYVLIITKGKNTGGIDNRLIPKDELPKVEVIGGELSFSEETWKVFLALETIRYRYASVYDPLLAVNVSKIDPLPHQIEAVYGYVLKLPRIRFMIADDPGAGKTIMAGLIIKELKLRHLIKRILIVVPGHLRDQWQRELSEKFDEHFEIVDRGRFNSNFGINPWQKYSQIITSMDFAKKKEVLESLEDADFDLVIVDEAHKMSAYRYGNKTEKTDRYKLGEVLSKISNHLLFLTATPHKGDPENFRLLLDLLERGFFANEEIMREAIQSGNNPLFIRRLKEDLKDFEGRPLFLPRRVNTVPLELSDREMELYNELSRYVKSQYDKAIKRDRRRNVAFALVILQRRFSSSVYALLESLKRRKKRLEELKSSAYQQREPEEVINFEEVEDMSESERWAEEIKWETITLSENMKELEEEIRTVDELIRRAEDILRNEEETKLKELKETLLGLKEEFKDFKIIIFTESKDTLEYLNEKVKSWGFSTVIIHGGMNLYERIDAEKRFKNEAEVLIATEAAGEGINLQFCNLMINYDLPWNPNRLEQRMGRIHRYGQQREVHIYNLVARRTREGKVLYNLLEKLNKIREALGSDKVFDVIGEILLNKNLSQLLVEAAVNARDMDEILKEIDIKVDEEYINRIKESLGEALATRHIDLTRIRELAQKAKEERLIPEYTENYFKKAFEKAGGKIRERKDGFLSVESIPLDIRRVAEEEEFKRSFGQLQSKYPKITFDKEKAFRTPDAEFVSFGHPLFEAVMRWVEKHLRDSLLKGAVFFDPDGRLDGYMLFYEGEVRDGTGSIVGKRLFAFYDDGRKVVEVSPAILWDLAEGFTTEKEAVNMEELRKRVEDVVIKGLERYKEELLKERLRQVEIKERYGVKSLEYLIYQLDGEILDLYGKKDKGEDVDKMINRKREKKHEYERGLEELKERLEREKALSLSPPNFLGVIRIKPMRERIGVEGDPEVEAVGMKVAMEYEIREGRRPEDVSSQNLGFDIRSVDRDGRVRYIEVKARAGVGEVALTQNEWFKAQRLKDDYYLYVVFNAVSSPRLIIIQNPAERLKPQEKVEVVRYIVDEREILKYVGGKDEP